In Fragaria vesca subsp. vesca linkage group LG1, FraVesHawaii_1.0, whole genome shotgun sequence, the sequence AATTAACCCTTAATTACCTGAGCACAATGCTTTAATCGCCTATGGAACCTCTGCAGCCGACAATGAACAATTGTTGATGCCACTGAAACAGGGACAACAAATGGATCATCATTTAACCTGGCTTGTTCCTATTCATGAAGACAGTAACATAGCATTCATTATTAAGGTACAATATCAGAGTTATTATTCCCAATGTGATTTCTTTATACCCCAAAGGAAGTAGGCAAGAACCATGAGTCGGAGTTGGTCTGACACAAGTACGCCGCCCAAATGTTTATGACCTGAATCATTTTCAGTCATCTCAGATTATGGGCATATAATGCATGTGCAATACTAGCTAAAGAAGAAATTGGCACGGATAATTCATTCGCATACCTTCAAAGAAACTGAGACGGTCGGGCAAAGACATTGGATATCNNNNNNNNNNNNNNNNNNNNNNNNNNNNNNNNNNNNNNNNNNNNNNNNNNNNNNNNNNNNNNNNNNNNNNNNNNNNNNNNNNNNNNNNNNNNNNNNNNNNNNNNNNNNNNNNNNNNNNNNNNNNNNNNNNNNNNNNNNNNNNNNNNNNNNNNNNNNNNNNNNNNNNNNNNNNNNNNNNNNNNNNNNNNNNNNNNNNNNNNNNNNNNNNNNNNNNNNNNNNNNNNNNNNNNNNNNNNNNNNNNNNNNNNNNNNNNNNNNNNNNNNNNNNNNNNNNNNNNNNNNNNNNNNATTGAATGACCAACTGAAAATCCTAAATACAGGTCACAAAACTTATAATGTCTTTACTGACCTGGACTCATGTCCTCCTTTCCTTGGCTTCCCAAATAAGAACTTTAAGACCTTAGAATCTTTCCGTGATATCTTTCCGATCAAAGGAAAATTCTTGTTTCTGTTTCTACGTCTGGCCTGTTCCATTGTGTCACTTTTTTCATTTCCTTTGTCCGTCTCCCTCTTATCTGCCAAATGGTCAACCTGTAAAACGGTTCAGTATCAATAGGTCATATATCGCTAATGCCATTTTGGTAACTAGGAATGTTTTAACATGTTACCTCGTTTGCAGGGATTTCCCCACAGATTCGGTGCTTTCTACCGCTGTCCAACATTACTGGGGGGTTGAGACTAAAGTTCTGTTTTTGCGACTCCTTGCAAATCTCTGCCACCAAATCATGCTCACCATTCTCCTTCATGGGAGGGATAATATTTTCAGCAACCTTATAGATGGTGTTTGCCCCCATTATCGTCACATCATGTATTACCTTACTAACAATACCTTCAATACCACCAACTTTCAGTTTACAGACCAACTCTTGTACTTGAATTACTTGTTGTTTCAATGTCTCATTATTTGTAACTAAACATCCCACTGTTGATTTAAGCCTCCACACGTTAGATTTTACAGCAGGTACTCCCTATTTCAACAATGATATACCTTCAAACACACTAATGTGGAATCCAGGACTACCGTAGGTCGATTCATTGGTCTCGCCTTTCCTGGCAGCAAACCTTTCTCAGAGTTTTCTTCTCTTATTTCTTCGGCTAGAGTCGTCACTTGAGGCCTCATCATTTGACGCCATCACCTACATGGGGTATATATTATCTCATTACATCAGACTAGATATCATGATATCACAAATTCATAATCAAATAAGGTAATATAGAGGTATAAACAAGACAACTAACAAACAACATGAATCAAATGCAGCTAAACAAATAACAAATCTATAAGCAGATGCATATGATATGATTAAAAGGTATCTGATTATAGAGACCCAGCTAAATCTACACGCAGCTAAACATGGAAGGTAATCAAAATTCGAAAACTAAGCATCAGTCTAAATACATAGACGTAGTACCATCAAAAAGTCTTCTAACCCAGTAAAACCCAGACTCTCGAATTGAAAAAAAAAAACTCCCACAAACCAATTCAACCCAGTATTCAAATAACAGTAATCATGGATCAGGGAGAGAAGAATAACTTAATCTTAGAACTGAAGAGAGCCCGCGCAAAATCTGAAAAATTGAATGCCAATTTAACTCTGAAAATCTAGATTAAGCAGAGAGAAACTGAAAGAAAAACAAGTTTGATATTTACCCTTCTTACCTCTCTTTCTTTCTCTCTCTTTGTGGAGGAGTCTCCGAGTGGGTTTTGCAGGAACAAGGCAGTGCTCCCGCTCAACCTGACCCTTGCAATTGAAAATAGGGGAACGAAAGGTGGGTTCGTTCTCTTGAAGCTTGGAATCCGAGCAAATGACTGCAATTCTCGATCGGGAAAGATTCGTACCCTGATTTGTAGTCAGTGCAGATTTAGCGTGGGTTTGAATCGGAGACTTCGAATCTCTTCGTCGGAGCCGCCGTCGTGGGATTAGGCCAAAGAGCAAGAATGGATTTTCTTTTTAGGTTTGGGTCGACTGTCTGCCTCCCGGTCCCACAGTCGTTTTTACTGTTGTTTCGTTTTTTTGCCTCTTCATCTGACTGAATCTCTCCGTCTTATTTACCAACGCACGTTAGACCCATGTGAAAGGTTAAAGTGCACCGAGGTGCACTGAATCCGCTCCGTCTTTCTTTATTGGTTTGATTTCCAGATGTGGTCTGTCAAGCTTTCCTTTCCAGAACCTTGGCCCGGAAAGTGGGTTGGGGGATTTATGGAGGAACAAACATTAAAAAAGACGAAGAACAAAGTCATTTTTCTTGTTAATAAATGTAGTTCAGTGGTAGTCATTTGAATTAACATGAATAAAAACCAAGAAACAGACTTCCCCGCTTCCCTCAAGAATAGAAACAAGGAATTCATTGAGGAGCCACCGCCCTGGATTGCTTGCAGCTTCTATGGAGCCGAGCGGTACGGATTTTGGCTGGGTTTGTACTTTCTTTCTTTGACAAAGTTAGAAAAGATTGATAAACTTTGATCTAGGGCTGAGTATACTTGGGGACATTTGCTTGGTACATATAGAACCACCCCTATCTCTAACAACAGTTTTTGCAAATGGACTTGGAGGTAAGATTATAATATCAACTTATCAAACATCGAGGCACCATGGAGCTGCTAATTGGTGCTGTTTCTTTGCAATGCCCAGCACTGTACCTGCTTTAATCCAAATCCAGTGTAGAAAACAGTGATAATACCAAAAATCTGTTTCTACTCATTGGACATCTTCGAAATCATCTTCATCTTGATGTGTTACTGGCAAGTGCCTTGTATGGAATGAGCCTACCTGTCCAGTTGCATCTGTCATTGTGGAGCGAACAATCTGCAAGTTCATTTCAAAAGTTAATAAGTTCTCTTACCAACAAAACAGCATCATAGTATGTTTACACTTCATAGTATCGACCACCTATTAGGTTACAGAGGTCAGTTCATGAACCCACTTTTGCGGCAAAGCCAAGTGCATGTATGCAAAAATCATTATCTGTACCTCAGAAGTCTAGTTTTCCCCCAATAAAATAGCACTGAAATTTCAGAGTAATGACCATAGATTACAGAGTCAGCACACTATCCCATTTAAAGGGAAACCAAGTGCATGCATGCAAAACTATTAATTTATGAGATTGCTAGGTGTACCACTAAAAAACCACCTAATCAGAAGTTTTCGTTAATGACGTGACAAGCCACATTAGCTACCACATAAGGTAGCAGTGGTATTGGCATTGTTCTTTACTCCATAGTATTAAAAGTACAAACATTCTAGATAGTCTTGAATACCAAACATAAATGTATGACCGTGACAAACGAAACTTTGAGGTAGCTGTGGTACTGGCGTTCTTCACTGATCACTAACTTTTATGAGAAAGTCTTGATGTACTAATTGAATATACTAACAAAATTTGTATGACAGTCACAAACAAACAGATCAATGGTATGCTACGGGCTGATATACAATAGATCTGGGCTGAAGTTAAATCTAAGTAGTAAACGTTGAACAGAACTAGCTACTTAAAAGTTCAACATTTACCACGAATCTACTCTTTCTCTACAACAAAGAATGCACTCCAAAAAAAAAACTATTTTACAGACTGCTGGCTTTTTTTTATAAGAAATATAATTCATTGCTTAAAAAGAAATATGACCTTCTTTTCATTGCTGGCAAGTCTTTTGTGGACATGACATCTATGAAAAGAGCTCCAAGAAACACAAAAGACTGCCACCAAAGAAAGAACAATGAACAAGCAGAAAAACAGCAGAACAGCAACTGCAAACCCTTATTCCCAACCAAAGGAATTGAAGGCCAAAAAGATGCTCATATGATCCAAAACAATTGTACCTTTTGCACTAAATCACAAAATTGGGTTCAATATGACAGCTCAAGTTACATTCCGTGAACACCCTTCATTTATGTATTTTTCAAAATGCAAATGCCATTGGACAGTGCAAAAACAGACTTGCACTCTCAGCCTTTTATTCACCCATTATACACCACTGAGCATAAGGGCTTCTTGTTCATACCAAATAACTGGTATATTTACCTTCCCTGTGCAATAACCCGAAACAAAAACCCAAACGAGGGATTTTAGGCTTCCAAATTACAGAATATGGAATGAAGCGAGGAAGAGAATCGCTAACCCATCAACACCTTGAAGAAAGACTTGCAAGAAAATCAAACCAAAGCCCAACATCCTCCTCCTTTTTAATCTATATATGAGATCCATGTTCCAATTCGTTCAAACCCCTTTTTAAACAGAAGTTCCAACTAAAGGTAATAGAACCATCCGTACAGATCCTAGAAATGGTATGATTATAATGCAGTTATAATCTATGAGTTGCAAAAAAGCTATAACCTGACCAATGACAACATACAAAAACAAATTATTTCCTTATGCGCTAACTTTCAACATATTTAGGTCGAACGCTGATCACAGTATTCAGGTGCGCTGGATGGAAATTTATCACAGGGATTTTTCAAGGCTAAATAGACGCAAGATGGACTAAATTTGGGAGAGATTAAGATGGTGGGTCAGCTTTTTGGGCTCCTGTTTCAGCATCCTTCAAAGACTGATCTTTCTCAAATTCTGCTAGATTGGAAGGCAGCAGTAGTCTTGGCTTTTGCTTCCTTGCGGTGAGTAGTATGAATCCTAGTTGGTTTTGATTAAACTTTTTGATTTGTTGTTTTTCTCTATTGTTAACACCTTTGTCCCATTTTCTTTGATTGCATCATTTTCTTTTATCGATAAAATCTGCTGCTTCTTTACTTAATAAATATTGGAAAATCCAGCCATTTGCATGCAGTCCCTAATTTCTCTCAATGACATTGTACTAAAAGGACTACTAACTACTATCTTCTTTTCACAGGTTATCTTCAGCAACTTTGTTTAGGACATCTATCAGGAAGAGAATGGCTTCTCAGTACCTCCACTATGATTCTCTAAACCATAACTACTCATCTCTATGATAAAGCTTCTAAAAAGGAACAATCTCATGCACAAGTTTTTCCTCATTCTCAATTAAGTCAGTCAGCACATATTAAGTAAACCTTCGGAGCACTAGCAAATATGCTTATCTCAATCCTCAATATTCTTGTTGGTATACTAAGGCTGTTAGCTTAAATTCTAATCCATAGAGTCGAGGCAAAGCAAACTATGTCTAAATTCTCTATAAATCCTAACATGCAACACAATGATGTGATTGATGTCCCACTGTCCAATATAAATGAATTCTAAACCAAAAAGATGAAACAAAATGATGTCCCACTGTCCAATATAAATGAAGCAGCTGTAGTTTAATCTCTTTGTTTAGTTCTAGTTCTAAAAGTTTAGCTGCTATGCCTTTAGTCGTAGATGCTCTCTTTTCTTTTTAAGCGGACTCCTTGTCGGACTCATTGTTTTTTGCTTTTTGTCTCAATAAATAGCTGTTTCTTTAAAAAACAAAAGAGAATATAAAACCCCAAAACTTCCATACAATAGTACAATGCAGGTTTTGACCACAAAGCAGCAACATATTGCTTGATTAAGAGTGGGGAAAAAACTAGTATTGCACAAGAGATCAAAAGATCATAGTAGCTATTGGTTGAACATACCTTCTCTATTTCATCAAGAAGAACAGGGTTCTCTCTCAAGTACTGCAATGATTTATCTCTTCCTTGACCCAACCTTTTTTTATCACAATAAAGTACCAGTGGTTAGATGCAGCAGTTTTGCAGTGACAGAAAAAGAGTTTAAGACACGTCTGTGGTAGAGAAACGGAAAAGAATAACACTGCAAAGAGTTAAAGACAGACAATACTTCTGTTGTTTATTAATAAAGTCCAAAGAACAAAAGCTTGAAGTCTAATCACATTCTGTGTTTCAGCAAAGAGCAGGAGAACACATATCGCCATTTCACATCACATATTACCATAATATCATACGTTGATTGCAAAAGAAAAAAAAAATCCACTTCATACTCTGCCTCATTATTGGCAGTTCTTTAGGTCGAGTGCCTGGAATGGAACAAAAGGCTAAGGAAGGTAGGTGTAAGGAGCTGGTTTAATTATAAACACAGATGTAAGGAAAAAATACAACTGATTTTCTTATTCAAGCTATACTAGTGCATAGAGTTGCCAATGATTCTGACGAGACTTCTGTACATAAAAATTTTCTTATTCAACTGTCAGGAGGTGGTTCAACTATAAACACAGACCTACGAAAAAATCTATTGATTTTCTTATTCACGCTATACTAGTCCATATTGCTAAACCTAGGATTCTGACAACACTTATGGAAATTAAAATCATTCTATTAACTGATTCAAAAAAATAATAATATTATCATTCTATTAACAAAATGTTGTTTCCTATCATTAATAAATGAATTACTAAGTAAAACGAGACTCCAACTCCTAAATAAAATGACAGGTGCTCGGGCACTTCATTGCTCATGGCCAGCAAAATAATTCAAAGATGACAATAGAAAATCAAATACAAACCTGTGGTCCCCATAGCTATACCAAGATCCCTTCTTCACTATAACATCCATCATTTCAGCACAATCCAAAATGCAACCCTAAAGAAATAGAAGAGTCAAAAAAGAATGCACTTCACACTTTTCAGAGGGGAATGTCTAATATGTTGTGATACTTACCAATTTACTTACTCCCTCTCCAAACACAATTTCAAATTCCGCTTGTTTGTATGGCCTCGAAACCTACAACAGCTTCTTAGGATGAGGATCTCAGCCAATGAGCAACATCAATTAGAAGTGTAACAAGTATTGGATAAACTACTAAAATGATGGACATGGACATGACTAAATGCATCCACGAATATTTACTACAATCTGTAGATCAGGATACAGCAGTTGATTACAAAAAAAAGAATCTTCAAAGAAGATGAAACTGTTCTTACAAATCTGAAGAATAAAAAATGATCAATTGGTTTTGCCCGAGAACTCTAGGCTTCAGCAAAAAATGCAAGTGCAATCTAGTGATTATTGACAGTTAGAACTTAGATCAATCTTTTTTCATGGCCGCAACTGCGGTTAGACAAGTGCTCAGAGGCAGTAAAAAGAATTTTGAGAAATTAGGCATAAACAATTAAGAATGGCACTACAATATATCAAACTCTATACCAGTAATAGATGTCTAGATACTTCTAGCCAGTCTAAAATATCTAGCAAGAAGTCAACCACTGTGCACTTCACTATCAAAAAAAAAAAATTTGAGAAACCCTAAAAAGGCAGAAATTATTCTGATGTTTTTTAAAGTACCTTACTCTTCTGCACTCGTACACGGACCCGAACCCCAATTTCCTCGTCTCCTTTTACCTAATAAGTATAGAAATGTATACTCAGAGAGCAAACACCACAGCTCAAAATTGAAATGATCAAACAAATAAATTCATCGATCTATAAAAATAACTAATGCACGAGAAGAAAAAGTGGCTATTGTGCTTACAGATTTTATTTTCCCTGTAGATCGTATTTCCAGGCGGACTGACGCAAAGAACTTCAATGCAATTCCTCCAGATGTCACTTCTGGATTCCCGTAATACACACCAATCTTGCAAAATGAATAGCATCATTCAATTTGGAAGCGAAGTTCTTGTGAATTCTGATTAGGGGATATAAATTACCATGGATCTATCATAACAATTGCCACCGTATATAAACAGATGTTTCTTACTTGAGTTCAACTGCTTGGATGTAGACACTCGATCTACAGGATTGCAATGTATCTAAGCATGTACAATGTATATCTGAAATTTAAGGCTCAGATACAAGTGCCTAAACCCAGGCACTCAAACTCAGTAACGAATCCAAGATGTATGATTGGCAAAAGAAATCATAGAAACGTTGTTAAGTAAAGTTACCTTATATCTTATTTGATTCAAGAATATGAGAGTACATCCAGCTTTAGATGCATTTCCTGACATTTTGCGCAATGCTTGGCTCATAAGGCGTGCTTGCAAACCCATTTGCTGCATCCCAATCTCACCCTATGTAAATGACCAGGAAGTCATTTTACTTGTATGCAAAATTGCATATCTGACATTCAAAACTACCAGCAAAAAGAAAAAGAAAAACAGTTACTTCAATCTCTGCTCGTGGAGTGAGAGCCGAGACAGAATCAACACATATAAGATCAATGGCACCAGATCTGCACATTCGATCTGCAACTGAGGTGATAAAAATCAATTAGTGTGTCGAGAATACTTCCACAGTACTTACATTGTTCCAACAGAATATGCACATAGTTAAAGATCTTACTCTCAAGTGCCATTTCGCCATGATCAGGCTGGCAGACAATCAGATTTTCAACATCTACTCCCAATGCTTTTGAATATGCTGGATCAAAGGCATGTTCTGCATCAACAAGCATAGCATTTCCTCCAAGCCTCTGCATATTACCATTAAAAGCAAAACTTTGGTTCCATCACAAACACCACAATTTTGAAGAAACAATTGGTTAGATACTGGAAACTAAGGTTCCAAAGGAAAGTTCATACAAATACAGTACCTGCACCTCTGCGATTGCATGGAGTGCTAGAGTTGTCTTTCCACTACTTTCTGGACCAAATATCTGGTAATAAACACAAGCATATAAATCAGCCTTTCATCAAAGAAACTAACAAAACAAAATATGAAGAGCACTAAACTGTTTCTTTGGAAAGGCATAAACTTTGTTGGTGTTTGGGTTTAAACTCTTAAAACAAAGCAACATGGAACAAACAAGAATTTTAAAGAGCCAATATACTCAATAGGATAATTTACAAGAGGACAACTTCCTTGGGACAACACTCCCAAGTTTTCTCTGATTTATTTGCAAGTTAACAGCAAAAGAGAGAAGACAACTTCAATTATACCAATCTTCAACCACCTTAATCAAATTTAAATTTCTCTAGCATTCATCTGATGATTTAAATATTCTAGATTGTAATCAATACTGTTTTACATTAAAAAAAATAACTATCAAGATGGTCCTTGAATTGAAAATCTGCCCACCTAGACTTATTCCACCTCAAAGAAGGATGATGAACCCATATGTTCTAAAATGTATGTGTCTTCTATTATCCAAATTCCTTACAATTGCTTTTGTATTCAGGAGAAAGGAAGAGTCAATCACTGGCAGTAAGTGTGGAGGTAGGTTGTCTAACACTAGAGAGGCTTGTTGCTAATCAAGCACATAGTTTGGAGTATTATCTTTAACGAAACCTCACTGGAAATTCAAGAAACAACTAAGTGCACAAGCGTGAAAACAAAGAAAATGGGAATTGAGAACACACACCTCCACAATTCTCCCTTTGGGAAGGCCACCACCTAAGGCAAGGTCCAATGTCAAGCAACCACTGGGGAAAGTTTCGCTGCAAAAATCAACAACTCTACTTACTAGTGCCCTAAAACACTAAGAAAGAAAGCAGCAAAACAAAAAGGGTAAGGCAATACATACACCAAAGCTCCGCCGGCGCTGCCTAATCTGGTAACACTTCCTTTGCCGAAGGAGCTGTTTATATCGTTCATGGCTGCCTCAAGAGCTTTCTGGCGGTCGAGGAAGAGCGAGTCGGAGTCGGCAGTGGAGAGAGCACCGTTCACTTTGACTTGGAGCTCAGAGCGGACCCTTTTGGCCGCCATTGATTGAAGGTTGAAGCGCTGTGGGAGGGAGCAAGAGTGGAATAAGAGGGGAGTGGGGGTGGACATGTAATGCGTCATGCTTGAGCTGCTGGTTCTGAACAATAAACCCATCGGATTCGTTTGAGGGCTTGATATACGATGATTTTGGAAGAAGAAGAAGAGAGGGAATGGAGTGGTTTTGGGTTTGCTAAGAAGAAGAAGAAGGAGAAGATGGTAACTGTGAGCTCAACACCCGAAACATTTTGCCTCTTTGGCAAAACTAAACTTTTTACTTTTATACCAAATAGCGTAGCCATAGCAGCTGTTACTCTCCTAATTTATTTTATGATTAATTTCAGTTTACCCATCAATTTAAGTCAATTATTATATTGGTCTTTTTTTTTTAATTTCATCAAAAACACCCATCAACTTTCAATTTTCATCAGCTGCACATGTTCAAACCTCCAATCTTCATCTAATTTCTCTATCAAGTGATGATTTGATATCAAGAAGAAAGAAAAAAGAAAAAATAGACAAATTGCATTCAATCCCACCAAAATCACCAAGGTTAGGGGGTTATGATGGGAACGAAGATGTGTATATTATAGGGAGAAAATGGTCTGAAATGTAACTTTCAGAATTTGACTTTCTTCTTGATATCAAGTCATCACTTGACAAAAAAATTGGATGGAGATTAGAGATTTGGACATGCGCGACTAATGAAAATTGGGAGTTAAAGGATGTTTTTGATGAAATTGAAAGAAAAATGACTAACATGATGATCGACCTAAAATTAATAAGGATAACATGAAATTAGTCTTTTATTTTAGCATCTATATTTTGAATTGCCAAACGGCAAAAATGGAATTTACTACGAATTATTAAATTACATTCTTAAACATCAATCACCATGTCGATTGACCGACGTTGTCACCAAATTCTTTGCCAATTGCTCTTGTCCGAAATGATAGCCTTGATCTTTCTCGACGCCAATTTTCTTCTTCTTCTTAGAAGCTTTTTCCGGCGAGTTTGGGCACACTGGAGAAAAGTTTCAAGATCCAAGAGCGGAATGATCGTTTCATCCTATCCTTTGATCTTCGCAAAAATCAAAACAAGGTATGAATTTGTTGTCCTCCAAGAGTATGATGGAATTGCTCCGATCAAAAGTATAGATCTCCACATGCTGCACTTGTGGGTTAACATCAAAAACATTCCTCCCCTGTTTCCCTGTTTGGGACACTGGAATGGATTGAACACATCGCCTCTGCTACTGGTAAGTTCGTCCACTTGGATGACAAACTTTTTGAGAATGAAGGCAAAGTTAGGGTGTTTGTTGCTCATGATATCAAGCAGCCTTTATGTATACAAAAATCAATAAAAAGCACTGCTAAGGATGAACAAGAGGTTCAATTTTTCTATGAACGACTAATTGGTAATTGTGATTATTGCAAGC encodes:
- the LOC101302881 gene encoding uncharacterized protein LOC101302881: MGANTIYKVAENIIPPMKENGEHDLVAEICKESQKQNFSLNPPVMLDSGRKHRICGEIPANEVDHLADKRETDKGNEKSDTMEQARRRNRNKNFPLIGKISRKDSKVLKFLFGKPRKGGHESRSVKTL
- the LOC101298651 gene encoding DNA repair protein recA homolog 1, chloroplastic-like, giving the protein MGLLFRTSSSSMTHYMSTPTPLLFHSCSLPQRFNLQSMAAKRVRSELQVKVNGALSTADSDSLFLDRQKALEAAMNDINSSFGKGSVTRLGSAGGALVETFPSGCLTLDLALGGGLPKGRIVEIFGPESSGKTTLALHAIAEVQRLGGNAMLVDAEHAFDPAYSKALGVDVENLIVCQPDHGEMALEIADRMCRSGAIDLICVDSVSALTPRAEIEGEIGMQQMGLQARLMSQALRKMSGNASKAGCTLIFLNQIRYKIGVYYGNPEVTSGGIALKFFASVRLEIRSTGKIKSVKGDEEIGVRVRVRVQKSKVSRPYKQAEFEIVFGEGVSKLGCILDCAEMMDVIVKKGSWYSYGDHRLGQGRDKSLQYLRENPVLLDEIEKIVRSTMTDATGQVGSFHTRHLPVTHQDEDDFEDVQ